In Longimicrobiaceae bacterium, the sequence TGCGGGGCAAGGTCGATCCCGCGACGCGCCGCCACCGACACCGCCGGCGCAGCGGCTGCTGCGCCCGGCTCCGCGCTCGTTCCCGCCGAGGCGACCTTCACGTGGGTCCAGCCGCGCCGCTCGAGCTCCGCCCGTGCCACCGCCTCCGCCATGGGCGAGCGGCAGGTGTTCCCCGTGCAGACGAACAGGATGTTGTACGATGTTCCTGGGGAGAACGTGCTCGATCGGGATTCCATATCTTTCGCCCTTCGTCTCCCTTCAGGGTCCGCGAGCGTCGTCGACATCGTGCGCACGCCTGGCGATCGCCTCGGCAATGGCGAGGTCTTCGGGCCGCGTGATCTTGAGGTTGTCGCGCTCACCGTCCACGACCACGACCGGCAGCCCACAACGTTCGAAGATCGCGGCGTCGTCGGTCTCGGTCCAGCCCTCCCGAGCCGCCCGCTCATACGCGCTGACCAACATCCGGCGGGGAAACCCCTGTGGCGTCTGCGCCTGCCAGATCTGCGCCCGTGGCAGCGTGGCCACCACCCTTCCGGATTCGTCCACCCGCTTGATCGTGTCCGTGGCGGGGAGGGCCGCCACCACACCGGTCGAGCTCGCCCGCTGCAGGACCCGGTCGATCAACACCCGGGTCGGAAAGGGCCGTGCACCGTCGTGCACCAGCACCACATCGACTTCCTCCGGCAGCCGCGCCAGCCCACTACGTACCGAGTCGCCGCGCTGGGGACCGCCGCGAGCGAACAGAACCGGCAGGCCCTGGAGCCAATCGGGTGGCGAGTCGACGTCCTCGGCGGGCAGCACCACCACTACGGGGCCGATCCCGGGATGCTCCACGAAGGGCCGCAGCGCCCGCAGCAGCACCGGTTCTCCGCACAGCTCGAGGTACTGCTTCCGCACCCCTCCCATGCGCCGGCCCGAGCCGCCTGCCACGATCACCGCCGCGGCAGTCGCCGGCTCAGGGGAAGAGGTGGTCGATGAGCTCCCGGACATCCGCCGTTTCCATGATACGCAACCCCTCCGGTGCTCCCCTCGGACGACCGCGCGCCGCCACATAGGCGCTGGTGAAGCCCATCCTCGCGGCCTCCGCGAGGCGACGCTCCACCTGTCCCACCGGGCGCAACTCGCCTCCCAGCCCCAGCTCCCCGATCACCACCGCTTCCGGCGGCACGGCCCGGTCGAGCACGCTCGAAGCCAGCGCCGCGGCAACCGCGGCGTCCCCCGCCGTCTCCACGATCCGCATCCCTCCCACCACGTTGAGAAATACGTCCAACTGACCGAAGCCGATCCCCGCTCGCTTCTCCAGCACCGCCAGCAGCAGGGCGAGCCGCTTGTGGTCGAAGCCGGTGCTCACCCGCTGCGGGGCACCGTAGGGGGCGCGGGTCGCCAGCGCCTGCACCTCCACCAGCAGGGGCCGCGAGCCCTCCATGGCGGCCACCACCGCCGACCCCGACCCGCCCCGCGCGCGATCGGAGAGGAACAGCTCCGAAGGGTTCGACACCGGAATCAACCCCTCGGGCGCCATGCGAAAAACGCCGATCTCGTCGACGCTCCCGAAACGGTTCTTGGTCGCGCGCAGGATGCGGTGATCCAGCGAGCCCGCTCCCTCGAAATACAGCACGGTGTCCGCGATGTGCTCGAGGGTGCGAGGCCCGGCGATTCCTCCGCCCTTGGTCACGTGGCCAACGAGGAAGACGGTTGTCCCCGTCTCTTTGGCAAAGCGCTGCAACCGGGCGGCACACTCACGTACCTGCCCCACGTTGCCGGGTGCCCCTTCGAGGTCGGGAGTATAGACCGTCTGGATGGAGTCCACCAGCAAACATCGGGGACTCAGCTCGGCCGCGCGAGCCAGAATGGCTTCGAGCTCGGTCTCGGCAAGGATGCGGACCTCCCCCGCCCCGTCCCCCAGCCGATTCGCTCGCAGCCGCACCTGGAGGGCGCTCTCTTCCCCCGACACGTACAGCGTCGGGAGCCCCGCGGCCTCCAGCCGCGCCGCCACCTGCAGCAGCAGGGTGGATTTCCCGATCCCCGGCTCGCCGCCGACGAGTACCACCGAGCCGGGCACGATCCCGCCGCCGAGCACGAAGTCGAACTCCGCCAGCCCGGAGCTCCAGCGCTGCTGGTCGATGCCTTCCACCTCCCGCAGGCGGACGGGTGCCGGCCGGGATCCTCCCCCGCGCCGGGCGCCGCGACCGCGCCCCCGCTCGGCGCGGGGGAGCGCCTCCTCCACCAGCGTGTTCCACTCCCCGCAGGCCGGACACTGTCCCTGCCACCGCAGGGTGTCGTTCCCGCATTCGGTGCAGAAGAAGCGGGTGCGCGTCTTCGCCATCAGGCTGCCCTCCGGGTGATCGCTGCGACTGGCTGCCGATACCCGAAGAGGTTCAGCCGGTGCCCGACCTCGCCCTTACAGTGACCAATGCATCTCCTCCCGGCGCCCTGAACACCGGCGACCTGTGCGCCGCCGTCTTGCCTGCGGGTCATCAGGGCTCGTCAGTCCGGTAGGAGAAGCTCTCGAAGCGCGTGTATTCCTTATGGAAGACGAGGGGAACCACACCTGTCGCCCCGTTCCGCTGCTTGCCGATGATCAGCTCCGCGCGACCCTCGAGGCTGTTCCCGTCCTTGTCCACGGGGCCGAAGTAGTACTCGGGGCGGAAGAGAAACATGATCAGGTCCGCGTCCTGCTCGATCGCTCCCGACTCGCGCAGGTCGGACATCATCGGGCGCTTGTCCGGGCGCGACTCGACGGCACGGCTGAGCTGCGACAGCGCCACCACCGGCACGTCCAGCTCCTTCGCCAGCGCCTTCAGCCCCCGTGAGATCTCGGACACCTCCTGCTGCCGGTTCTCCATGCGGGTCCCGGTGGTCATGAGCTGGAGGTAGTCGACGATGATCAGCGCCAGGTCCGGGCGATCGGCCTTCAGCCGCCGCGCCTTGGCGCGCATCTCCAGAATCGAGATGCCCGCGGTGTCGTCGATGTAGACGGGCGCCGTATTCAGCAAGCCGGCCGCCTGGGCCAGGCGGGGGTAGTCGTCGTCGCGCAGTCTTCCGGTGCGCACCCGGCTGGCGTCGACCCGCGCCTCGGAGGTGAGCATCCGCTGCACCAGCGCTTCCTTGCTCATCTCCAGCGAGAAAAAGGCGACCGCCTTCTGCGCTCCGATGGCGGCGTGCTGGGCGATGTTGAGGGTGAGGGCGGTCTTTCCCATCGACGGTCGCGCCGCAACGATGATCAGGTCGCCGCGCTGGAATCCCGCCGTCAGGTGGTCGAGATCGGGGAATCCGGTGGGAACGCCGGTGATCGCCGAGCCCGACTGCGACAGGATCTCGATCTGCTCCATTGCCGGCCAGAGCAGCTCCTTGATCCACACGAAACCGCGCCGCTCGTGGACCTGCGCGATCTCGAAGATGCGCTGCTCCGCCTCGTCCAGCAGCTTATCGACGTCTCCCTGGTTGGCGTAGGTGTCCTGGATGATCGACGTCGCGGTGTCGATGAGCCGCCGCAGTACCGCCTTTTCCCGGACGATCTTGGCGTGGTACTCCAGGTTCGCCGCGGTGGGGACGTAGTCCCAGAGCTGCGCCAGGTAGGCGGCACCCCCCACCATGTCGTAGTCCCCCGTTGCGCGGAGGTGCTCGGCCAGGCTTACCGGCTCTATCGCGCCACCGGTCTCCCAGAGGCGCACCATGGCCCGATACAGCCGGCGGTGCGCCTCCCGGTAGAACATCGTCTCGTCCAGGATCTCGATGGCGCGGACGATGGCGTTCGGGTCGATGAGCATCCCGCCCAACACCGACATCTCCGCCTCGATGGAGAAGGGTGGCCGCCGTTCGGGCGCGGGAGGGGCCGGTGCAATCGAAGAAATGGACTGCATGGGGTTTCTCAGGCTTGCCTTCCGGCGAGAAAAAGCAAAACGCGCTCAGGCGTGCGCCGCGTCGCCGTCGAGAACGGAACGGAGGCGCTGGAGGTCTTCCCACACCGGCCGGATCCAACCCGGGTTACGGAGGAGCGCGGCCGGATGGAAGGTGGGGATCAGCGGCCTCCCCCGGTACTGGTGCACACGCCCGCGCAGACGATTGATCGGTTCACGCGTGCCGAGCAGGGTCTGAGAGGGGAAGGTGCCCACGGTGAGGATGACACGCGGGGCGATCAGCTCGACCTGGCGGTGGAGAAACGCACTGCATGCTTCGATCTCGTCCGGCTGAGGATCGCGGTTCCCCGGCGGCCGGCACTTGAGAACGTTGCAGATATAGACGGACTCCCGCGGAAAACCGACGGACGCCAGCAGCAGGTCGAGCAGCTGACCGGCCCTACCCACGAAGGGTCGACCAGTCCGGTCCTCCTCCGCCCCCGGGGCCTCGCCCACCACCATCACCTCGGCCGTCTCGCTCCCCTCACCGAAGACGACCCGTTTGCGCGTCTGTGCCAGCCGGCAGGCCATGCAACCCATCGCCGTCTGCCGCACCGAGTCCAGCTCTCCCAGACGGATGATGTGCTCGGCTCGGTGACCGGGAGCCTCCACGTCTGTCGCGTTGGTCAATCGATCGGCATCCGCCACCGCGGCCTTCGCTGGTACACCGGCGGTCTCCGCTCCGCGGCGGCTTCGGTTGGGCACGCTGACGGAAGCGCGCTCCTCCTGCCGCCCTGACTGCCGCGCAGAGCTTAGCCTCTCGACCAGTTCAAGCAGCTCGACGGCGGTGAGCCGGTCGAGCACCCATTCGCTCTGCCCCAGCTCGCGCGACTGGCGCAGGTGCCGCCGCAGCAGGTCCGTCGGAGAGGTCACGGGGTCGCCCTCTCCAGATACGCCGCCACCCGGTCGAGGATCTCGTCCGCGACCTCGTCCTTGCTCAGGAGCGGAAGATCCGCCTCATTCCCGTCCCGGTCCAGAATAACCACCCGGTTGGTGTCCACCTCGAATCCTGCGCCCGGCTCGGTGGCGTCGTTCACGACCAGCAGGTCGAGCCCTTTCTTCTGCAGCTTCTCCCGGCCGTTCTCGACAGCCGATTCGGTCTCCAGGGCGAAGCCCACCACGACGCTCCCCAGCCGCCGCCTGTTGCGGGTGACGAGCAGGATGTCGTCGTTCGCCTCCAGCGGGATCTCCGGAGGGGCCTCCCCTTTCTTGATCTTCTGCGGCACCGCGCGGGCGGGCCGAAAATCGGCCACCGCCGCCGCCATGATCAGTGCGTCGGCGGAGGGGAGCTCTTCGGCCACCGCGTCGCGCATCTCCGTTGCCGATTCCACGCGAACCAGGCGCACGCCGGTCGGAGGTTCCAGCGCGGTGGGTCCGGAGATCAGGGTGACCTCCGCCCCACGTCGCCACGCCGCCCGCGCCAGCGCATACCCCATCCGACCGGACGAGCGATTCCCGAGAAAGCGCACCGGATCGAGCGGCTCGCGCGTGGGTCCGGCGGTGACCAGCACGCGCCGCCCGCTCAGCGGATTGGGCGGCTCGAGGGCGCGTGCGCAGTGCTCGAAGATCTCTTCCGGCTCGGGCATGCGACCGCGACCCTCCCCTTCTCCCCAGGCGAGCGGCCCCAGAGCGGGCTCGATCAGCGTGTAACCGAGCTCCCCCAGGCGCTGCAGGTTTCGCTGCATCTGCGCATGCGCGTACATCCGGTCGTTCATGGCCGGAACGAGCAGCACGGGGGCTTCGGTGGCAAGCAGGATGGAGGTGAGCAGGTCGTCGGCCATGCCGGCCGCGGCGCGCGCGAGGAAGTTGGCGGTGGCAGGCGCCACCACCACCAGGGAGGCCTCACGTGCGAGCCGGATGTGGGTAACCGCCTCGCCGGGCGCGTGGGAAAGGGTACGCACCGGCCTCCCGGTCAGCGCCTCGAAGGGGAGCGGCTGTACGAACTCCAGCCCACCCCGGGTGATCACCACGTCCACCTCCGCGCCGGCAATCGTGAGATCGCGCGCGAGCTGGATCGACTTGTACGCGGCGATCCCCCCGGTGACACCAAGCACGACGCGGCGCCCCACGAACGGGCGCCGCGCGGCACGTGGGCGGGCCGGCATCGCGGTCAGCTCTCGTCCCGGCGGCGCTCCACCAGCTGAAAATCGACCGAGCCCTGAGCCACCTCCCGCAGGGCGATGGTGGTCAGCTTCTCCGGTGGCTCCTGCCCGGGGACGGGCTCCTCGTAGACTTGCCCGCGACGAAACTCGTTCATCGCGCGGGCGTACTTCGCGGCCACCAGCACGCCGAGGTACTTGCTCCCGGTGTGTCGGGCGATCTGCCCGGGGGTGATGACCCTCATTGCTCCTCCACTGCTCTCGGGAAAGCGCGCGCGGCCAGAGGCCGTCACTCGCGCGCAAGAAATTCATCCACGTCCGAAGCGAGCCACTCCACGAAATCGGCCAGACCGTCGAGCCGGCCGACGCGACGCCGTTCCGCGGCCAGAATCTCGAGCACTGACTCGACCGCGGCGTCCAGATCGTCGTTGACGATCACGTAATCGAACTCGCTCGCCGCGGCGAGCTCGTTGCGGGCGGCCTGCAGGCGACGCCGCTGCACCTCACGGCTCTCACTGTCGCGGCCGATCAGCCGCCGCGCCAGCTCCCGCCCCGAAGGGGGCAGAACAAATATGGCGACGGCCTCTGGCACCTGGCGGCGGACCAGCCGGGAGCCCTGCACATCGATGTCGAGCAGGAGATGACGTCCGTGCTCGGCCGCGCGCTCGAGGTTCCGCCGGGGAGTTCCGTACAGGTGGTCGTGCACGACCGCCCACTCCAGAAGCTCCCCTCGATCGATCATGGCGCGGAACTCTTCTTCAGAGTGGAAGAAATAATCCACTCCGTTACGCTCCCCCGGCCGCGGGGCCCGGGTGGTGGCGGAAATGGAGAACTCTACATCGGGGCGCCGATCTCGCAGAGCGCGCGCGATGCTCGTCTTCCCCGCCCCGGACGGAGCCGCGAAGATCACGGGAAAGACCCCGCCGACCAGCGACTCCTCCCTGCTCGTCACTCGATGTTCTCCACCTGCTCTCGAAGCCGCTCCACTTCTTCCTTGATGGCCACTACGCGATGCGCAATTCCCGCGTGGTTGGCCTTGGAACCGATCGTGTTCGCTTCGCGGTGCATTTCCTGGACGAGGAAGCCGAGGCGCTTGCCCACCCCTTCCGACCCGTCGCCAGCGAGCAGGTCACGAGCCAGAGCGAGGTGTGAGCGGAAGCGTACCAGCTCCTCGTTGATGTCCCAGCGCTCCGCCAGGATCGCGATCTCCTGCGCGAGCCGGGCCGGGTCGACCGCGACCCCTTCCGCCAGCTCCTGGATCGCGTTGCGAAGCCGGTCGCGTTCCGCCTCCAGCCGCGCCGGCGCCAGCTCTGCGATCTCGTCCAGCGCCGTCCCGATCGCCTCGAAGCGCTCCTCGAGGTCGACCTGCAGCCGGCGCCCCTCCTCGGCGCGCATCGCCGACACCGCTGTAGCCGCGGCCTCCACCGCTCGCCGCAGGTCCTCGCCGGAGACGTCCACCGCCTCCGACTCCGGCTCCTCCCGGATGAAAATATCGGAGAACCGGGACAGGACCGCGAGA encodes:
- the radA gene encoding DNA repair protein RadA, with the protein product MAKTRTRFFCTECGNDTLRWQGQCPACGEWNTLVEEALPRAERGRGRGARRGGGSRPAPVRLREVEGIDQQRWSSGLAEFDFVLGGGIVPGSVVLVGGEPGIGKSTLLLQVAARLEAAGLPTLYVSGEESALQVRLRANRLGDGAGEVRILAETELEAILARAAELSPRCLLVDSIQTVYTPDLEGAPGNVGQVRECAARLQRFAKETGTTVFLVGHVTKGGGIAGPRTLEHIADTVLYFEGAGSLDHRILRATKNRFGSVDEIGVFRMAPEGLIPVSNPSELFLSDRARGGSGSAVVAAMEGSRPLLVEVQALATRAPYGAPQRVSTGFDHKRLALLLAVLEKRAGIGFGQLDVFLNVVGGMRIVETAGDAAVAAALASSVLDRAVPPEAVVIGELGLGGELRPVGQVERRLAEAARMGFTSAYVAARGRPRGAPEGLRIMETADVRELIDHLFP
- the gmk gene encoding guanylate kinase, whose protein sequence is MTSREESLVGGVFPVIFAAPSGAGKTSIARALRDRRPDVEFSISATTRAPRPGERNGVDYFFHSEEEFRAMIDRGELLEWAVVHDHLYGTPRRNLERAAEHGRHLLLDIDVQGSRLVRRQVPEAVAIFVLPPSGRELARRLIGRDSESREVQRRRLQAARNELAAASEFDYVIVNDDLDAAVESVLEILAAERRRVGRLDGLADFVEWLASDVDEFLARE
- a CDS encoding uracil-DNA glycosylase gives rise to the protein MTSPTDLLRRHLRQSRELGQSEWVLDRLTAVELLELVERLSSARQSGRQEERASVSVPNRSRRGAETAGVPAKAAVADADRLTNATDVEAPGHRAEHIIRLGELDSVRQTAMGCMACRLAQTRKRVVFGEGSETAEVMVVGEAPGAEEDRTGRPFVGRAGQLLDLLLASVGFPRESVYICNVLKCRPPGNRDPQPDEIEACSAFLHRQVELIAPRVILTVGTFPSQTLLGTREPINRLRGRVHQYRGRPLIPTFHPAALLRNPGWIRPVWEDLQRLRSVLDGDAAHA
- the ispD gene encoding 2-C-methyl-D-erythritol 4-phosphate cytidylyltransferase — protein: MSGSSSTTSSPEPATAAAVIVAGGSGRRMGGVRKQYLELCGEPVLLRALRPFVEHPGIGPVVVVLPAEDVDSPPDWLQGLPVLFARGGPQRGDSVRSGLARLPEEVDVVLVHDGARPFPTRVLIDRVLQRASSTGVVAALPATDTIKRVDESGRVVATLPRAQIWQAQTPQGFPRRMLVSAYERAAREGWTETDDAAIFERCGLPVVVVDGERDNLKITRPEDLAIAEAIARRAHDVDDARGP
- the rpoZ gene encoding DNA-directed RNA polymerase subunit omega translates to MRVITPGQIARHTGSKYLGVLVAAKYARAMNEFRRGQVYEEPVPGQEPPEKLTTIALREVAQGSVDFQLVERRRDES
- the dnaB gene encoding replicative DNA helicase, translating into MQSISSIAPAPPAPERRPPFSIEAEMSVLGGMLIDPNAIVRAIEILDETMFYREAHRRLYRAMVRLWETGGAIEPVSLAEHLRATGDYDMVGGAAYLAQLWDYVPTAANLEYHAKIVREKAVLRRLIDTATSIIQDTYANQGDVDKLLDEAEQRIFEIAQVHERRGFVWIKELLWPAMEQIEILSQSGSAITGVPTGFPDLDHLTAGFQRGDLIIVAARPSMGKTALTLNIAQHAAIGAQKAVAFFSLEMSKEALVQRMLTSEARVDASRVRTGRLRDDDYPRLAQAAGLLNTAPVYIDDTAGISILEMRAKARRLKADRPDLALIIVDYLQLMTTGTRMENRQQEVSEISRGLKALAKELDVPVVALSQLSRAVESRPDKRPMMSDLRESGAIEQDADLIMFLFRPEYYFGPVDKDGNSLEGRAELIIGKQRNGATGVVPLVFHKEYTRFESFSYRTDEP
- a CDS encoding YicC/YloC family endoribonuclease; the protein is MIRSMTGFGESEIAVPAGRLRVELRTVNHRYLNVNARLPTALARWEPEIREWLRGHFVRGHVNCTVRLEREPGSGAAGLRLDLDRATAYVELLKELQDRFALGGEADLAVLSRFSDIFIREEPESEAVDVSGEDLRRAVEAAATAVSAMRAEEGRRLQVDLEERFEAIGTALDEIAELAPARLEAERDRLRNAIQELAEGVAVDPARLAQEIAILAERWDINEELVRFRSHLALARDLLAGDGSEGVGKRLGFLVQEMHREANTIGSKANHAGIAHRVVAIKEEVERLREQVENIE
- the coaBC gene encoding bifunctional phosphopantothenoylcysteine decarboxylase/phosphopantothenate--cysteine ligase CoaBC, with the protein product MPARPRAARRPFVGRRVVLGVTGGIAAYKSIQLARDLTIAGAEVDVVITRGGLEFVQPLPFEALTGRPVRTLSHAPGEAVTHIRLAREASLVVVAPATANFLARAAAGMADDLLTSILLATEAPVLLVPAMNDRMYAHAQMQRNLQRLGELGYTLIEPALGPLAWGEGEGRGRMPEPEEIFEHCARALEPPNPLSGRRVLVTAGPTREPLDPVRFLGNRSSGRMGYALARAAWRRGAEVTLISGPTALEPPTGVRLVRVESATEMRDAVAEELPSADALIMAAAVADFRPARAVPQKIKKGEAPPEIPLEANDDILLVTRNRRRLGSVVVGFALETESAVENGREKLQKKGLDLLVVNDATEPGAGFEVDTNRVVILDRDGNEADLPLLSKDEVADEILDRVAAYLERATP